AGGAGTCGTTCTTACGCGATTTTCAGGGGTTTCAGAGGGGCAGCCACGGGACGCCGGGCGGGATCTGCGCGATCTGCACTTTTCCAGGAACGCCCGAAATGTTCGTCAGGTCATGGAGCGGAACGCGCCGACCGTCATCAACGCGGTCTTCAATCTCGCCAATTTTTGGGATGGACGGGCCAATGCCCATTTCAACGGTCGGAATCCCTTTGGGGTGCAAGACCCGGATGCCCGGTTCTGGATCAATAATGGCGGCTCCCTGCAGACAATCAGCCTGGTCGACCCCGATGTTCCCGAATATCAGCTGAATAACGCCAGTCTTGCCTCCCAGTCTGTCTCCCCGGCCATCTCGTCTGTTGAGATGTCCTGGAAGGGACGCTCCTTTCCGGATCTGGGACGAAAGCTCCTGACTCTTACTCCCCTCGGATTGCAGGCCGTGCATGTCAACGACAGCGTCCTTGGTCTTCTTTCCCGTGGCCGACTTGATCCAGCGTTCAAGGGACTGACTACCACCTATGCCGACATGATCCAGGCGGCATTTCTGCCTGAGTTTTGGAGCGGTACCGACCGCGTCGACGGCTACAGCCAGATGGAGCTCAATTTTTCTCTCTTCTGGGGGCTCGCTCTGCAACTCTATCAATCGACCCTTGTTTCAGACGATAGCCCTTTTGACCGATTCATGGAGGGTGATCCCCTGGCTCTTTCCGAAAGCGCCCAACGGGGGTTCGGGCTTTTTCTTGCCGGCGGAACAGGCTGTGTCAACTGTCATGTCGGTAGCGAATTTACCTCAGCCTCAATCAGCAACGCCACTGACCCGGCGGAACCAGGGGTGATCGAAACCATGAATATGGGCGATGGCCTGCTGGGGACCTACGACATCGGTTTTTATAACATCGGTGTGACCCGGACCGCGGATGATCCCGGACGAGGAGGGTCCGATCCTTTCGGCAATCCGTTGTCCTTCGCCCATCAACGGGGGATTGTCAACGGCAGTCAGCCCGGGAGTCTGACCTTCGATCCGCGCTTTGTGCCCGACCAGGGCTGTGTTCCCGACCTGCGCGCCGACCCCCCGCTGATTTGCCCGCCCACCGGGACGGCCATCGATCGGGTCTCAGTCAAGGGGGCCTTCAAGACACCGACGCTGCGCAATGTCGAGCTGACCGGACCCTATATGCATAACGGTTCGATGCTGACTCTTATGCAGGTCGTCGATTTCTATGTACGCGGCGGGAATTTTCGGGAAGCGAATCTGGCGGATCTGGACCCTTTCATGCAGGATATTGAAGGACTCAAGGGGGACGATAAGGAAGAAGACAGGGTCGCTTTGGTTGATTTTCTGAAGTCGTTGACCGATGAGCGGGTGCGGTGGGAAAGGGCCCCCTTCGATCACCCTGAATTGATTCTCGCCGATGGGCATCAGGAGGTTCCCGTGGGAAACCTCAAGCATGAGCGGGCTCTGCCCAGTGACCTGAGGGTGCTTCCGGCTGTTGGTGCCTCAGGGCGCCAGCCGGAAGGTCTGCCGCCCCTGAAGCCCTACCTGGCCGATGAGCTGACCGGTGCGGCCCTGGAGTCGTTTCACTATCAACCTTGACCCACAGCGGTTTTGACAGTGCAGGGTTAAGGGGGTTGCCGAAACCTAAGCAGGTGATTCTCAATCACGACAGGAGTCATTATGGGGAAAAAAATAAAGCTGGGTATTCTGGGGCTGATGACGGGGATCGCCTTAACCCTGAGCGCTTGCGGTGGTGGGGGTGGTGGCGGGGGTGGCACTGGCGACGGCCAGGCGGTTGCCGACCTCTCTTTCGATGTGAAGATCCTGCAGAGTTTTCTAGCCGGGGCCTTTGGGGCCGGCATTGATAATAACAACAGCGGCCAGGTTGTTGGCATGTCCGACAACGGATTTTCTATTCGGGCGGCACGCTGGACAGTGGCGGACGCCAATCCCCAGCCGACGGCCCTTGAGCCTCTCGCCGGGGGCGAATACAGTGCCGCCTACGGGATTAATGACCAGGGCATTGCGATCGGGGAATCCGAATGGGATACTCGTATCGTTGCCGCCTACTGGGGGGCTGGAGAAACACAGGCCACGGCTTTAGCGACTTTGGGCAGCGCCGGCTTCAGCGCAGCGTACAGCATCAACGAGGTGGGGCAGATCGTCGGAGAGGAAGTTGTTGACGCCGAAGGAAATCCCGTCGCGATTTTCTGGGAGAATAACGGCGCCGCGCCGGTGAACCTCGGCACCCTTGGAGGGGAGTTCAGCTCGGCCTATTTTATCAGCAATGACGGGGCAATCGTCGGCGAAGCGGAGGTGGCTTCAGGAGATGAGGTCCATGCTGCGCTCTGGCTGCCGGCGGCTGCCGCCTCGACCTACCTTCCCCCTGTCGCTCTGCCTCCTCTGGGAGGGCACATTGCCAGCGTGGCGTTCGGAATTGACGGGAGCGGACGTGTTGTCGGCGAATCACAAGCCGCTGACGGGAGCAGGCACGGGGTGATCTGGACCGTGAATACCGAAGGTGTCGTCACCACCGTACAGGACCTTGGTAGGAACACCAGTCTCACCGGCGCCAACACTTTCAATCGTGTCGTGGGGCGCAGTTTCGACTCCACCAATGCCGCTTGGGGAACTATCTGGAACAGTGGAAACCCTGAAGACGTCAAAATAATCAATGCACCCTCAAGTCAGGCCTATGCCGTGAATGACACCACGCAGATCGTCGGCATGTCCGAGTCCCGGGCTTTTGTGGCGTTGCCACAGTGACTTTTCATTGACCCCTGAACGGGGAAATTGCCGGGGGCAGCTTTGTCTGCAAAGCTGCCCCTGGCATGACTCCCTTCCTCCAGGCTGAGTTGCGCAATTCAGCTCCCATCCCTTTCGGGAAGCACAGGCTTCCCGCCTTGTCACCGCAGTCCAGCGATCTGTTTTTACTTCTCGTGCCAAAGTAGGGTTTTCCTGCCCAACTATGGGGAGAGCCCCCTATAGACACCACTAACATAGGCGGTAAATAGTTAAGTAAAAGATTCGGAAAAGTTATTAATAGAAATACCGAAACTTGAATGTTTTCAGAGGCGAGATTTGTTGAGGATTTATCATTGGAATACGTTGGAATGATTTCTTCAGCCGTGTGGCAATTGGCCTGGAGAAATATAGCAAAATTACCAGAGAGGGTCTAATGAAAAGACGCGATTTCATCAAGTTCAGCACTACAGGGTTGGCCGCGGTGGCGGTGGGGAGTATGGCAGGATGGCCGCGTTTCTGGAATGCGGGTCAGGCTTTCGCCGCAACAATACCGGGCCTTGATTTTATCAACCTGGAAATGGCCGAGGTCGGTGCGGAAATGGTCGACGAGAGGGTGGTCTCCATGTGGAGTTTCCGCCTTACCTCGGGTGACCGCGACGACGATCTGGCCCATATCGCCGAGAATCCGTACGATTCGCCCTATCTGCCGAGAATTCCCGGCCTGACGCTGGTTGCCCTTGCGGGAGATCGTATTCGTCTCAGGGTTTCCAACGACATTAATCGTGGCGGTGACACCAAAGGTTTTTCCATCCCCGGGGTAGATCTTCGCGTCGGGGGAGAAACCGTGCAGGAAGTCATGGTTGAGCGGGACGAATCGGTGGAGATCGAATTTACCGCCCCGGCACCCGGGACTTATGTCTATCTTGACCCGACCAACGCCCCAGTTAATCGTATGATGGGACTGCACGGCGTTCTGGTTGTGTTGCCGCAGCTTGTGGGAAGTAACGGTACGCCATACGACAATCCGACCCAGAGCGTGCAAAGGCTTTTCGATGATCTGGGCAGAACCGTTCACTTTCCAGGGCACCCCTGGGATCAGGAACGCAACGCGGTCTGGGTGACCAATACGGTAGACCCGGACAAATGCGAATGGGTAGCCGGCAATTCGAGCCGCGTGTCTCCGGAAGCTTTTCTCGCCGGGATTCTGCCCCAGTATTTCACCCTCAACGGCAAGAGCGGGTTCTTTGCCGCTCAGCACGGGAAGAATCTTTTTCCCGACCTTGCTCCAGGTAGTTTGCGGGATGAGCGTCACGACATCGAACACCTCAACAAGCTTGCGCTCAACCGCGGCACTTTCGACACCCAGAGCAACGTCGCCATTCATGGCAACGTAGGCCAACCCTGCGTGATCCGCTGTATCAATGCTGGACTCATGTGGCATTCCCTGCACATTCATGGCAACCATCTCTATCCCTTGAGCCATGCCAACTATCTCAGCGGAAGCAGACAGATACATAGCAATCTGACCATGCTGGACTCCTGGTCACTCGAGCCCGGCGACATCAAGGATATGCTGCTGCCCTTTATACCGCCGCCCGACATCCCTGCCGCTGCCTGGCCGCCGCAGCAGGAGTTCTTTCCCCTGCTCTATCCGATGCACGATCACAACGAGATCTCCAACACGGCCGCCGGCGGCAACTACCCGCATGGTCTCACTACGCACTGGCAGATTTCCGGGCCGGTTGACCCGATGAATGTGGTGATATTCGTCGACCGCATGGATTTGCGGGTCAGAAGCGGACGTTTCGAAATTGCCGGTCGGCTCTCCAGTCACCCCGAGGCCGGGGCTACCGTGGGTATTCATGTTGGTGGGCCGGATGGGGAAATGCTTGCCGGGGGGGTGCCGATCGACAGCCAGGGACGCTGGCAATATCGCGGCAGGGCACTCCCCGTTTTAGCTAAAGGGGGGTTCGTTACCGTTGTCTATCATCGTGCGGATGATGATTCGGACCGTAGTCATAATTTTTCGTCGCGTACCGTGCCGCTTCGCCCACGCTGACCGAAAACCTTTCATGACCTCCAAGGAGATGATTTATGTCGAATTCCATTGATCTTATAGGACGTGATCTCGGCACACCTTTCGATCCCGCGGATCCTATCGAACAGCAGGATTGGGAGGAATGGACGATACCACCCAGTTCCGGTGAAATGGGTGCCGACCTGCTGGCGCAGACTCCTAACAGCCGGGCGGTTCGACTGCTCGACCCCTCTCTGGTGGCCGGCGGACTTCCCCTGGTGCCTGGTGGTGAAGGCGAATTTGATGTCCTGCTGCCAACACCAGACCGGGTTGAACCGGACCGTTTTTTCGACACCAGGGGCCTTCACCATGATCTGGACGTTCCGTTAAACGTCCCTGGCTTGGGTCTGGTGAACATCTGGAGTTTTCGGACGACTCTTCCTGACGACACGCAAGTGGCCCCCTGGCCCGCGCGAACCATCCGCTGTCGCGAGGGGGAAGTCGTCCATAGCCGCATGGCCAATCGTAATGGGCCTCATACCATTCACCACCATGGCATAGAACCAACGCCGATGAATGACGGGGTCGGTCATCTGACCATGGATATCAACGATGGCGCCCTTTATGACTATCAGTGGCGGGCAGGTGAGGCGGGAACCTACTTCTACCACTGCCATGTCAACACCGTCCTGCATTTCGAGATGGGCATGTACGGCATGCTGATCATCGACCCGGACGTTCCGGGGGCTCCCTTTGTCGATGGCGGGCCGGGGGCCGTCATGGTGGGCAATAATCCGGTCGGCTATGACGCGGAGGCCATATGGGCGGCGGACGACATCGATGTGCGCTGGCACAGCACGGTCAACCATCCTAACTACAGCCCGGAGTCCGGCATCGTCAGTGGAGGGTTCGTGTCCATCACCGATCCGGAAAATCCCCGGCTGCATGATTTTAATCCGACGGTGTTCGTGGTCTCCGGAGTTCCCGCACCCGTCGCCCCGGGCGGCGACGGCACCCTGCTCACGGGCGCCGGTGCCACCACTACTTTTGGGCAAAAACTTCTGGTGCGGGCACTAAACGCCAGCTACTGCACCACCCGCTGGCGTTTCCCCGGCACTCTGCAGGGAACAGTCGTCGGGATCGACGGGCGCACCCTCGGAAGAAGCCCGTTCGGCAGCTATTCGGCCCCTTATTCTCTGAGCAGCGTCAATCATCAGTTCCAGCTCACCACCGCCCAGCGCTGGGATATCCTGATCGATACCGGCACGGCGGCGAGCCTGGGACAGCATGTGGTGGAAGTCGATTATCACCACTGGTACACCGACGCGCGCCTGTTCACGGTTCGATTGCCGATCCAGGTCAATCCGGCCTGATCTGAAGAGGGTCGGTGGTCTTGCTGCTGAAGACAGATTAACCATGATTAGTGACGTTGCCGCGCGGCGGCGACACATGGAGGCCATATGAAAAGCCATCGAAAACATTTACTGAGCGGTCTGCTGTTAGCCGGAATACTTTCGCTCGCGGGCTGCGGCGGCAGTGGCGGCGGAGGAGGGCAAACGGATCCGAACGGACCGACTCCCGGCAGCGGAACAACCTTCACAACTGTGGACCTTCAGGGGGTTGGCGGCCAGTTCAGCGTTGCTGTGGCCATAAATGATGCTGGGTTGGCTGTCGGTTATGCCGATGGGACCAATGGCTTGAAAGGGGCCGAGTGGAATGTCGGGGACAGCGCTCCTGCCGCCACCCTCCTGCAGCCTTTGCCCGGCAACAATCATAGCGCCGCCTACGGGGTCAATGACTTTGGGATTCGCGTCGGCGAGTCGGAAGTTGGCGCCGACACAACTGACATGGCCGACGACAGAACCGTGGCCGTCTTCTGGTCATCGGGTTCGACCGAGGCGACCGCCTTGAGTACGGTCGGTCTCTTCCAGAGTGGCGCGAGTGCCGCCCTGTCGATCAGCGATGACGGCCTCATTGTCGGCGAAGCCGCTTACGACAGTATCGGCAATACCGTCGCGGTAATGTGGCCAAGCACCTCCTCCGATCCGGTCATTCTCAGCCATCTGAGTGCCGAT
The sequence above is a segment of the Desulfuromonas sp. KJ2020 genome. Coding sequences within it:
- a CDS encoding multicopper oxidase domain-containing protein, yielding MKRRDFIKFSTTGLAAVAVGSMAGWPRFWNAGQAFAATIPGLDFINLEMAEVGAEMVDERVVSMWSFRLTSGDRDDDLAHIAENPYDSPYLPRIPGLTLVALAGDRIRLRVSNDINRGGDTKGFSIPGVDLRVGGETVQEVMVERDESVEIEFTAPAPGTYVYLDPTNAPVNRMMGLHGVLVVLPQLVGSNGTPYDNPTQSVQRLFDDLGRTVHFPGHPWDQERNAVWVTNTVDPDKCEWVAGNSSRVSPEAFLAGILPQYFTLNGKSGFFAAQHGKNLFPDLAPGSLRDERHDIEHLNKLALNRGTFDTQSNVAIHGNVGQPCVIRCINAGLMWHSLHIHGNHLYPLSHANYLSGSRQIHSNLTMLDSWSLEPGDIKDMLLPFIPPPDIPAAAWPPQQEFFPLLYPMHDHNEISNTAAGGNYPHGLTTHWQISGPVDPMNVVIFVDRMDLRVRSGRFEIAGRLSSHPEAGATVGIHVGGPDGEMLAGGVPIDSQGRWQYRGRALPVLAKGGFVTVVYHRADDDSDRSHNFSSRTVPLRPR
- a CDS encoding multicopper oxidase domain-containing protein; its protein translation is MSNSIDLIGRDLGTPFDPADPIEQQDWEEWTIPPSSGEMGADLLAQTPNSRAVRLLDPSLVAGGLPLVPGGEGEFDVLLPTPDRVEPDRFFDTRGLHHDLDVPLNVPGLGLVNIWSFRTTLPDDTQVAPWPARTIRCREGEVVHSRMANRNGPHTIHHHGIEPTPMNDGVGHLTMDINDGALYDYQWRAGEAGTYFYHCHVNTVLHFEMGMYGMLIIDPDVPGAPFVDGGPGAVMVGNNPVGYDAEAIWAADDIDVRWHSTVNHPNYSPESGIVSGGFVSITDPENPRLHDFNPTVFVVSGVPAPVAPGGDGTLLTGAGATTTFGQKLLVRALNASYCTTRWRFPGTLQGTVVGIDGRTLGRSPFGSYSAPYSLSSVNHQFQLTTAQRWDILIDTGTAASLGQHVVEVDYHHWYTDARLFTVRLPIQVNPA
- a CDS encoding cytochrome-c peroxidase, with the translated sequence MIFLSTARRLRQILFALLIVQLTAASMVAAADPVSLKTVPVPEPENLARFVAERGAAIRLGKALFWDVQVGSDGLTACATCHFHAGSDHRTKNTLSAGPDGLFDILGRANMTTMGGDFPFHQTVDRHNRGSGGLLADDPAVLRSSDDVISSQGVVLTRFSGVSEGQPRDAGRDLRDLHFSRNARNVRQVMERNAPTVINAVFNLANFWDGRANAHFNGRNPFGVQDPDARFWINNGGSLQTISLVDPDVPEYQLNNASLASQSVSPAISSVEMSWKGRSFPDLGRKLLTLTPLGLQAVHVNDSVLGLLSRGRLDPAFKGLTTTYADMIQAAFLPEFWSGTDRVDGYSQMELNFSLFWGLALQLYQSTLVSDDSPFDRFMEGDPLALSESAQRGFGLFLAGGTGCVNCHVGSEFTSASISNATDPAEPGVIETMNMGDGLLGTYDIGFYNIGVTRTADDPGRGGSDPFGNPLSFAHQRGIVNGSQPGSLTFDPRFVPDQGCVPDLRADPPLICPPTGTAIDRVSVKGAFKTPTLRNVELTGPYMHNGSMLTLMQVVDFYVRGGNFREANLADLDPFMQDIEGLKGDDKEEDRVALVDFLKSLTDERVRWERAPFDHPELILADGHQEVPVGNLKHERALPSDLRVLPAVGASGRQPEGLPPLKPYLADELTGAALESFHYQP